From the genome of Pseudomonas putida:
AGCAGCAGCGCGACTACCTGGCAGGGCATGGCGTGCACTTCCAGCAGGGCTACCTGTTCGCCCGGCCGATGCCGGCACAGGCGTTTCTCCAGGCCCTGGCCGCCCGCCCCGACGCCGTGCAGTTGCCGCACGGCGCGCCCCCTGAGATCATGCGCGGCTGATTCACTCGCTCATCTCCCTGGTTCAGAGGCATTCGTGTCAAAAGGCATTATTTCATCGGTCCTGGCGTCCTGCTTGTTCGCTGTGATGTACGGCTATACCTCCTTGCTCACCCCGTTGGACGGTGAGGAAATTTTCGGCTGGCGTATTCTCTTGACGCTGCCCTGCCTGACCCTGTTCATGCTGCTGAGCAAGGACTGGAAGCTGGTCGGCGGGCTGCTGGGGCGCGTGCGTCAGGCGCCGATGTTGTTGCTGGGGATGGTCGGCACCTCGTGGCTGATGGGCGTGCAACTGTGGCTGTTCCTGTGGGCACCGCTGCATGGGCGCAGCCTGGAAGTCTCCATGGGTTACTTCCTGCTGCCACTGGCCATGGTCCTGACCGGGCGGCTGGTCTATGGCGAGCGCCTGTCGCGCCTGCAGACCGTCGCGGTGGGCTGCGCCGCCCTGGGCGTGGGGCACGAGTTGTACCAGCATGGCAGCTTCGCCTGGGAAACCCTGCTGGTGATGACCGGCTACCCGGTCTACTTCGTACTGCGCCGGCGCTGCCGCACCGACCACCTGGGTGGATTATGGTGCGACATGTGCCTGTTGCTGCCATGGGCGTTGTATTTCGTCATCCAGGGGCCGCTTTCCGGCGCCGACCTGGCAGCGCATCCGGGCCTTTACGGCCTGATTCCGCTGCTGGGGGCGATCAGCGCACTCGCCCTGATCGCCTACGTGCTCGCCAGCCGCCAACTGCCCTTCAGCCTGTTCGGCCTGCTCAGCTATGTCGAGCCGGTACTGCTGGTGGGCGTGTCGCTGCTGCTCGGCGCAACCATCGCCGCGGATCAGTGGCTGACCTACCTGCCGATCTGGGCCGCGGTGCTGGTGCTGGTGCTCGAAGGCATCAAGCACCTGCTGCGTCAACGTCGGCGCTCGGTGTAAGGCGCACCTGGCGCACCCGCCGTTCCTCTACCGCCACGACGGTCAAGGTCCAGCCGTTGCAGGCCAGGCGGTCGCCGACCATCGGCAGGCGATCGAGCAGGCTCATCACCAGGCCCGCGAGGGTCTGGTAGTCCTCGGTGGCCCGGGCGGCGAAGCCCGTGCGCGCCTGGACCTGGCTCAGGTTGAGGGCACCGCTGACGACAAACTCGTCGCCCTCCTCCACGATTGCCGGGCCCTCCACCTCGCTGGCGTCCGGCAGTTCACCGGCAATCGACTCGAGAATGTCGGTCATGGTCAGCAGGCCGGTGAAGTCGCCGAATTCGTTGACCACGAAGGCGATGTGCGTCGACTGGCTGCGCATCTGTTCCAGAGCGTTGAGAATGCTGAAGCTCTCCAGCAGGTTCAGGGGCGCCCGGACCATGCGCTCGAGTTCCGGCTCACTGCCGGTAAGCAACTCCTTGAGCAGTTCCTTCTTGTGCATGAAGCCCAGGGGCTCGTCGATACGGCCATCGCGGATCAGCGGCAGGCGTGAGTACGGCGAGTTGGCCAGAGCCTCGGTGATGGATTCTGGCGGCTGCGCCAGATCGATCACGTCGACCTCGGCGCGGGCGGTCATCACCGTGCGGATCGGCCGTTCGGCCAGGTTCAACACACCACTGATCATCACCCGCTCACGACGATCGAACAGCACCTGCTCTTCGCCACCTTCGACCAGGTCGGCAATGTCCTCACCCACCTCGTCGGCCTCGACCCGACGGCCGCCCAGCAGACGCAACACGGCGTGCGCGGTACGCTCACGCAGCGGCTTGTGCTGCTGCAGGCTGCGCTTGCGGCGGGCGCGGGCCAGCTGGTTGAACAGCTCGATGAGCAGCGAGAAGCCGATGGCCGCGTACAGGTAGCCTTTGGGGATGTGGAAGCCCAGGCCTTCGGCGGTCAGGCTGAAGCCGATCATCATCAGGAAGCCCAGACACAGCATGATCACCGTGGGGTGGGCGTTGACGAAGCGGGTCAGCGGCTTGCTGGCGACGATCATGATGCCGATCGAGAAGATCACCGCGATCATCATCACCGACAAGTGCTCGACCATGCCCACCGCGGTAATGACTGCATCGAGCGAGAACACCGCATCGAGCACCACGATTTGCGCCACGATCGGCCAGAACGCAGCATGCCGCACCGGGCCGCTGGCCTGGGTGAGATGCCCCTCCAGCCGTTCGTGCAGCTCCATGGTGGCCTTGAACAGCAGGAACACACCACCGAACAGCATGATCAGGTCACGGCCGGAGAAGCTCTTGTCGAACACCTCGAACAGTGGCGCGGTCAGGGTGACCATCCACGAGATACTGGCCAGCAGGCCGAGGCGCATGATCAATGCCAGGCTCAGGCCGATCACCCGCGCGCGGTCACGCTGATGCGGCGGCAGCTTGTCGGCGAGGATGGCGATGAACACCAGGTTGTCGATACCCAGCACCAGCTCGAGGACGATAAGCGTCAGCAGGCCCAGCCAGGCCGTGGGGTCGGCTAGCCATTCCATTAGCGGGTACTCACGAGGGTGACGTCACGAAGACGGGGGAAGGTTGGCCAGGACGGCCGGGAACTGGGGGGCTCCGCGAAGGTGCTCATATAGACCTTGATAGACAATTGGGAAGGTGATGCTACAAGCACAGCAGGTTTTCCAGATAGCGCGAAACTATTACAAAACCTGTAACGGGGATGCCGCGGGTGTAGGGCTGGAGGGTTGCGGCGCTCGATCTACACAGCGCCGTCCACCTTAAGCGTACCGACCATCAACACACCACATACCCATTCATGGCATTACCGGTGGCACATATTGCAACGTGGTCCCCAGCGCCCACAACAGCAGCAGCACCAAAGGTACGTGCACCAGCAACTGCACGAACGAGAAGCCGATCAGATCCCGCGCCTTGAGCCCCAGCACGCCCAGCAACGGCAGCATGTAGAACGGGTTGATCAGGTTCGGCAAGGCCTCGGCCGCATTGTAGATCTGCACCGCCCAGCCCAGGTGATATTGCAGGTCGTTGGCCACCAGCATCACGTAGGGCGCTTCGATGATCCACTTGCCGCCTCCCGAGGGAATGAAGAAGCCCAGCACGGCCGAATAGACGCCCATCAGCACGGCGTAGGTGTCGTGCGTAGCGATCTGGGTGAAGAACAGCGAGATATGGTGGGCCAGGGTCTGCTCGTCGAGCCCCTTGACCTGGGTGAGGATGGCCGCGATCGAGCCATACAGCGGGAACTGGATCAGAACCCCGGTGGTGGTCGGCACGGCGCGAGCCACGGCGTCGAGGAAGCTGCGCGGGCGCCAGTGCAGCAAGGCACCGAGCATGATGAACAGCAGGTTGTAGGTGTTCAGCCCGGAAATTGCGGTGATCGCAGGCTTGGTGGCGAACTCCTGGTACAGCCAGCCCCCAGCCAGAGCCACCAGCAGCAGGATCAGCAACGGGCTGTGCTCCAGCCACTCGCCCGGGCGCGTACGCTTGGGCGCCGGTGGCGCGGTGAAGCTCGGATCGACGCCGCAGTCCTGGGCGCTGCGCGCACTGTTCGGGCCGGGTGCGGTGGCGTAGGCGATCACCAGAGAGACGATTACCAGGGCCGCCAGCATCACGCCAGACTGCCAGAGAAAGATGGTCTCGGTGAACGGGATCACACCGGTGATGGACAGGATCGACGGTGGCAAGCTGGCCGGGTTGGCCTGCAGTTGCGCTGCCGAGGAGGAAAGGCCCAGTGCCCACACGGCACCGAGGCCCAGATAAGCGGCAGCACCCGCGGCGCGGTAGTCCATCTTAAGGTCGGTGCGGCGCGCCAGGGCCCGAACCAGCAGCCCGCCGAACACCAGCGACAGGCCCCAGTTGAGCAACGAGGCGAGCATCGAGATCAGCGCCACCCAGCACACTGCCGAGCGGCCATTGCGCGGGATGCGTGCCAGCCGGTCGATCAGCCGCGCCGCGGGCGGCGAGCTGGCCACCACATAGCCGCCGATGACCACGAAGGCCATCTGCATGGTGAACGGGATGAGGCTCCAGAAGCCATCGCCGAAGGCCTTGGCGGTGTCGAGGGGCTTGGCGCCCATGGCCAGGGCGCCGATGCATACCAGCAGTACGGCGAGGGCGGCGAACACCCAGGAGTCGGGGAACCAGCGTTCTGCCCAATTGGAGCAGCGCAGGGCAAAGCGGGCGGAGCGGCTGTCTTGAATTTCAGCGGCCACAACATCTTCCTTTTATTGGTCTTATCGGTTTGAACGCAGATTGGAGCTAAACACAAAAACCCTGTGGGAGCGGGCTTGCCCGCGAATGCGAGGGTGAATTCACCGACGCATTCGCGGGCAAGCCCGCTCCCACAGGGTTAGCCTGCGGCTTGTGTAATCAGAAGGTCATTTCCTTCACATCGTCAGGCACGATCAGCTTGCCCGCAGTCTTTTCGATGATCTCTTCAACGCTCACGCCCGGTGCGGTCTCGCGCAGGATGAAAGCGCCGTCTTCGATTTCCAGGTAAGCGAGGTCGGTCAGCACCTTGCGGATGCAACCGGCGCCGGTCAGCGGCAGGCTGCACTGGGGCAGCAGCTTGGACTCGCCATCCTTGGAGGCGTGGGTCATGGTGACGATGATGTTCTCGGCACCGGCCACCAGGTCCATCGCCCCGCCCATGCCCTTGACCAGCTTGCCGGGAATCATCCACGAGGCGATGTTGCCTTGCACATCGACCTCGAAGGCACCCAGTACGGTCAGGTCGACATGGCCACCCCGGATCATGGCGAACGACTGGGCCGAATCGAAGATCGAGGCGCCGCGGCGGGCGGTGACGGTCTGTTTACCGGCGTTGATCATGTCGGCATCGATGGTGCCTTCGGTGGGGAACTCGCCCATGCCGAGCAGGCCGTTTTCCGACTGCAACATCACGTCCATGTCGGCGGGCACGTAGTTGGCCACCAGGGTCGGGATGCCGATGCCGAGGTTGACGTAGTAACCGTCCTTGAGTTCGCGGGCAACGCGTTGAGCCATCTGTTCGCGGGTCAGTGCCATGGTCAGGATCTCTTTGTTGTTCTGATGGATGGCGCTCAGGCCTTGACGGTGCGCTTTTCGATACGTTTTTCGAAGGTGCCGACGATCACCCGGTCGACGAAGATGCCGGGGGTGTGGATCTCGCTGGGCAGCAGCACACCGGGCTCGACGATTTCCTCGACCTCGACCACGGTGATCTTGCCGGCGGTGGCAGCCAGCGGGTTGAAGTTCTGCGCGGTGTTGCGGTACACCACGTTGCCGTAGTGGTCGGCCTTCCAGCCCTTGACGATGGCGAAGTCACCCGTGATGGATTCTTCGAGGATGTACTGGCGCCCGCTGAATTCACGCACTTCCTTGCCTTCGGCAACTGGCGTGCCATAGCCGGTGGCAGTGAAAAAGGCCGGGATGCCGGCACCACCGGCACGCATTTTCTCGGCCAGAGTGCCTTGCGGGGTGAGTTCCACTTCCAGTTCGCCGCTGAGCAACTGACGTTCGAACTCGGCGTTTTCGCCCACGTAGGAGGCGATCATCTTGCGGATCTGCCGATCCTCGAGCAGCACGCCCAGGCCGAAGCCGTCGACGCCGCAGTTGTTGGACACGACCGTCAGGCCCTTCACGCCACGGCGCTTGATTTCGGCGATGAGGTTTTCGGGGATGCCGCACAGGCCAAAACCACCGGCCAGCACTGTCATGTTGTCGGTCAGGCCTTCGAGGGCCTCTTCATAGGTTGCTACGCGCTTGTCCAGTCCGGCCATGCTGATCCGCCTTTTGTAGTTGTTTAACCGACGAGGCTGTCGGTGAGCGTGTGCAGGCATCTTCACCGCTGGCGACTGATTTGTTAATTTTGTTTTAATCATCGATTGATAATTTTTACAAAACAACGATTGGGCCTGCCATGAACGTCAAGCAACTGCGTGCCTTCGTCACCGTGGCCAAATACCAGAGCTTCGCCCAGGCGGGCGAGCACCTGCACGTCTCGCAACCTGCGCTGAGCCTGACCATCAAGGCCCTGGAGGAAAACCTCGGCGGTGCCCTGCTCACCCGCACCACTCGCAGCGTCAGCCTCACCACCGAGGGTGAAGTCTTGCTGCCGCTGGCCAGGCGTCTGCTGGCCGACTGGGACGACACCGAGGAAATGCTGCGCCAGCGCTTCACCCTGCAACTGGGCCGGGTTTCGGTGGCGGCGATGCCGGCCTTCGCCGGCAACCTCTTGCCCCATGGGCTCAAGGTGTTTCGCCAGCACTACCCAAAGGTCAA
Proteins encoded in this window:
- a CDS encoding short-chain fatty acid transporter — protein: MAAEIQDSRSARFALRCSNWAERWFPDSWVFAALAVLLVCIGALAMGAKPLDTAKAFGDGFWSLIPFTMQMAFVVIGGYVVASSPPAARLIDRLARIPRNGRSAVCWVALISMLASLLNWGLSLVFGGLLVRALARRTDLKMDYRAAGAAAYLGLGAVWALGLSSSAAQLQANPASLPPSILSITGVIPFTETIFLWQSGVMLAALVIVSLVIAYATAPGPNSARSAQDCGVDPSFTAPPAPKRTRPGEWLEHSPLLILLLVALAGGWLYQEFATKPAITAISGLNTYNLLFIMLGALLHWRPRSFLDAVARAVPTTTGVLIQFPLYGSIAAILTQVKGLDEQTLAHHISLFFTQIATHDTYAVLMGVYSAVLGFFIPSGGGKWIIEAPYVMLVANDLQYHLGWAVQIYNAAEALPNLINPFYMLPLLGVLGLKARDLIGFSFVQLLVHVPLVLLLLWALGTTLQYVPPVMP
- a CDS encoding TerC family protein yields the protein MEWLADPTAWLGLLTLIVLELVLGIDNLVFIAILADKLPPHQRDRARVIGLSLALIMRLGLLASISWMVTLTAPLFEVFDKSFSGRDLIMLFGGVFLLFKATMELHERLEGHLTQASGPVRHAAFWPIVAQIVVLDAVFSLDAVITAVGMVEHLSVMMIAVIFSIGIMIVASKPLTRFVNAHPTVIMLCLGFLMMIGFSLTAEGLGFHIPKGYLYAAIGFSLLIELFNQLARARRKRSLQQHKPLRERTAHAVLRLLGGRRVEADEVGEDIADLVEGGEEQVLFDRRERVMISGVLNLAERPIRTVMTARAEVDVIDLAQPPESITEALANSPYSRLPLIRDGRIDEPLGFMHKKELLKELLTGSEPELERMVRAPLNLLESFSILNALEQMRSQSTHIAFVVNEFGDFTGLLTMTDILESIAGELPDASEVEGPAIVEEGDEFVVSGALNLSQVQARTGFAARATEDYQTLAGLVMSLLDRLPMVGDRLACNGWTLTVVAVEERRVRQVRLTPSADVDAAGA
- a CDS encoding CoA transferase subunit A, producing the protein MAGLDKRVATYEEALEGLTDNMTVLAGGFGLCGIPENLIAEIKRRGVKGLTVVSNNCGVDGFGLGVLLEDRQIRKMIASYVGENAEFERQLLSGELEVELTPQGTLAEKMRAGGAGIPAFFTATGYGTPVAEGKEVREFSGRQYILEESITGDFAIVKGWKADHYGNVVYRNTAQNFNPLAATAGKITVVEVEEIVEPGVLLPSEIHTPGIFVDRVIVGTFEKRIEKRTVKA
- the rarD gene encoding EamA family transporter RarD, coding for MSKGIISSVLASCLFAVMYGYTSLLTPLDGEEIFGWRILLTLPCLTLFMLLSKDWKLVGGLLGRVRQAPMLLLGMVGTSWLMGVQLWLFLWAPLHGRSLEVSMGYFLLPLAMVLTGRLVYGERLSRLQTVAVGCAALGVGHELYQHGSFAWETLLVMTGYPVYFVLRRRCRTDHLGGLWCDMCLLLPWALYFVIQGPLSGADLAAHPGLYGLIPLLGAISALALIAYVLASRQLPFSLFGLLSYVEPVLLVGVSLLLGATIAADQWLTYLPIWAAVLVLVLEGIKHLLRQRRRSV
- a CDS encoding CoA transferase subunit B, coding for MALTREQMAQRVARELKDGYYVNLGIGIPTLVANYVPADMDVMLQSENGLLGMGEFPTEGTIDADMINAGKQTVTARRGASIFDSAQSFAMIRGGHVDLTVLGAFEVDVQGNIASWMIPGKLVKGMGGAMDLVAGAENIIVTMTHASKDGESKLLPQCSLPLTGAGCIRKVLTDLAYLEIEDGAFILRETAPGVSVEEIIEKTAGKLIVPDDVKEMTF